One part of the Amphiura filiformis chromosome 5, Afil_fr2py, whole genome shotgun sequence genome encodes these proteins:
- the LOC140152579 gene encoding univin-like has translation MELGNAMYLVFVYFVTLCIKFEISSEYVTLSKQMESRILKVLGLKERPRPGPNATAPQYMLDLYKRLQGDTSYMPSEAQRCSFSDPTIPGNIIRSFPNAGTSLRPIDDVAPTFRQVVYFNVSTIPRTETVTGAELKLEFLDEIRQIGTISTIEVKIFQILRRVGNSLSPLAPRSNALKENALRLHASLALNLERNNDNESGSVDLLSLVKRWRENPNANYGLYVTVSFPNTSSPETRTLLTNKMPRFGAGTTSIVVVSVDTTRCKNRVRRDVDDFEAHHSHSNLCQRHSLYVSFREVGWQDWIIAPMGYQAYFCSGECPFPLNDRLNGTNHAIIQTLVNSMDPSSVPKVCCAPTKLSAISMLYFDNDENVVLRQYEDMVVEACGCR, from the exons ATGGAACTTGGAAATGCCATGTATCTCGTTTTTGTCTACTTCGTAACATTGTGTATCAAGTTTGAAATATCATCGGAATACGTTACTTTGAGTAAGCAGATGGAGAGTCGAATATTGAAAGTTTTGGGACTGAAAGAACGCCCTAGACCAGGACCCAATGCGACCGCGCCTCAGTACATGTTGGATCTATACAAACGTCTTCAAGGGGACACCAGTTACATGCCTTCAGAAGCACAGAGATGTAGTTTTTCCGATCCTACAATCCCCGGCAATATTATCCGCAGTTTTCCAAATGCAG GTACTTCACTGCGTCCCATCGATGACGTTGCACCAACATTTCGTCAGGTTGTGTATTTCAACGTATCAACGATACCTCGAACAGAAACTGTAACAGGCGCTGAACTCAAGCTAGAATTTCTGGACGAAATTCGACAAATTGGTACTATTTCTACCATAGAGGTGAAGATTTTCCAGATTCTTCGCCGAGTTGGAAACTCCCTTTCACCACTTGCTCCACGATCTAACGCCTTGAAAGAAAACGCTCTTCGACTCCATGCTTCTTTAGCGCTTAATTTGGAACGCAATAACGACAACGAATCCGGTTCTGTGGACTTACTTTCATTGGTCAAAAGATGGCGGGAAAATCCAAACGCTAACTACGGGCTGTATGTAACCGTTAGCTTCCCAAATACGTCCAGCCCCGAAACCAggacacttttaaccaataagaTGCCACGATTTGGAGCGGGAACCACATCGATAGTTGTAGTGTCGGTGGATACGACGAGGTGTAAAAATCGTGTGCGAAGAGATGTTGACGATTTTGAAGCTCACCATAGCCATTCCAATCTGTGTCAGAGGCATTCACTTTATGTGAGTTTCAGGGAAGTAGGCTGGCAGGATTGGATTATCGCGCCAATGGGCTATCAAGCTTATTTCTGTTCTGGAGAATGTCCATTTCCATTGAATGATCGCTTAAATGGGACAAATCATGCTATAATACAGACGTTAGTGAACTCTATGGACCCAAGTTCGGTGCCAAAAGTTTGCTGTGCACCAACTAAACTTTCAGCGATATCaatgttatattttgacaatgATGAGAATGTGGTTTTGAGACAATACGAAGACATGGTTGTAGAAGCATGCGGCTGTCGCTAA